A single region of the Salvia miltiorrhiza cultivar Shanhuang (shh) chromosome 8, IMPLAD_Smil_shh, whole genome shotgun sequence genome encodes:
- the LOC131001453 gene encoding uncharacterized protein LOC131001453 has translation MALTLYTIFTNKNPTPTHSLFSPTHFSKSPKLTFPPPNSRTHFPNHRFFAPQPSLLAAARITESFQEPYGASQQQANGNGGANLDTFLSVLEFVSLASSAAVCFYAAVRCGLQRGGGLGWLGRRVLVWQCVVLVSGLAAGAAIRRRQWRRICGVGLSRVPASPAANLLDRVEKLEEDLRGAATIVQALSRRLEKLGIRFRLTRKALKEPIAETALLVQKNSQATQALAAEGDVLEKELSEIQKVLLSMQEQQQKQLELILAIGKAGKLWDGAKRVKTQDRKAPEAPSNQMETMAWQKEGNNDRP, from the exons ATGGCGCTCACACTTTATACCATCTTCACTAACAAGAATCCCACCCCTACACACTCCCTTTTCTCCCCGACACATTTCTCCAAATCCCCCAAATTAACATTCCCGCCCCCAAATTCGAGGACCCATTTCCCCAATCATAGATTTTTCGCGCCCCAACCCAGCCTTCTCGCCGCCGCGAGAATCACCGAGTCATTCCAAGAACCGTACGGAGCCTCGCAGCAGCAAGCTAACGGCAACGGTGGCGCCAATCTCGACACTTTTCTTTCCGTTCTAGAATTCGTCAGCCTCGCATCGTCCGCAGCTGTTTGCTTTTATGCCGCAGTGAGATGCGGGCTGCAGAGGGGCGGGGGTTTGGGGTGGTTGGGGAGGAGGGTTTTGGTGTGGCAGTGTGTGGTTCTCGTGAGCGGCTTGGCTGCCGGGGCGGCGATACGGCGGCGGCAGTGGAGGAGGATTTGCGGCGTTGGGCTCTCGAGAGTGCCGGCTTCTCCTGCGGCTAATTTGCTGGATAGGGTGGAGAAACTGGAGGAAGATTTGCGTGGCGCCGCGACGATCGTTCAGGCGCTGTCGAGGCGGCTTGAGAAGCTCGGTATTCGGTTCAGGCTGACTCGGAAAGCTCTCAAGGAGCCCATTGCTGAG ACAGCATTATTGGTCCAGAAAAACTCTCAGGCCACCCAAGCATTGGCTGCAGAAGGAGATGTTTTGGAGAAGGAGCTCAGTGAAATTCAGAAGGTTCTACTTTCTATGCag GAGCAACAGCAAAAACAGCTCGAGCTCATTCTTGCAATTGGGAAAGCGGGGAAGTTGTGGGATGGTGCCAAACGCGTAAAAACTCAAGATCGAAAAGCACCCGAGGCTCCAAGCAACCAAATGGAAACAATGGCGTGGCAGAAAGAAGGCAACAACGACAGACCATAG
- the LOC131001451 gene encoding protection of telomeres protein 1b, whose product MSADGYTFLQILDAVSCINQRVNLIGVATETSLPKRTKGTDCFCSVRIIDESQPSGIYIHFFAETMEELPAIECVGNIVLVSHVVIKTRAEGVYALFNKKFSSFALFEGRGSTIKELVPYQISAKYKPRETDKNAIMRLRKCSFGDKIEALHETLFLREIKEGECFNLLCKILHIAQVKEDEWMLFIWDGTDTPPVSVEAKLEEEKENPLPLALEPSPLSRDILCTFPGVGSVFGMVVDRGREKLGIKFIKSNRWVKFINIRCESHAALWRAVLTPSSKLCYLPDDDKIVMLRQRNHEERVPLKWGRMPFTCFPWPSSITETDHPDVPFVTLMDVLTYPEVTYKFKCVVRIVALFPWRVEDFRSPSGIYRVRLTLEDPTARIHAFLYAEDGEKFFEKCDSVDALTERRNMLLGLDRDPTAENVTRKPPWIQCCLKSYYIDRDDNWGSRNYRIFDTTCVG is encoded by the exons ATGAGTGCCGACGGTTACACATTTTTGCAAATACTTGACGCAGTTTCTTGTATTAATCAGCGAGTCAATCTTATCGGTGTAGCAACCGAGACCAGTCTTCCAAAACGTACTAAAGGAACCG ATTGTTTTTGCTCGGTAAGGATCATCGATGAATCGCAGCCAAGTGGGatttatatacatttttttgCTGAAACTATGGAGGAGCTCCCTGCAATTGAGTGTGTTGGAAATATAGTTCTGGTTTCTCATGTTGTG ATAAAAACTAGGGCTGAGGGTGTTTATGCTTTGTTTAACAAGAAATTTTCAAGTTTTGCATTATTTGAAGGAAGGGGCTCTACCATTAAGGAACTTGTACCTTATCAAATATCAGCAAAATATAAACCTAGAGAGACAGACAAGAATGCCATAATGAGGTTAAGGAAATGTTCCTTTGGTGACAAAATTGAAG CCTTGCATGAGACACTGTTCCTGAGAGAGATCAAAGAAGGCGAATGCTTCAACTTGCTTTGCAAG ATTTTGCATATTGCTCAAGTCAAGGAAGATGAGTGGATGCTCTTTATTTGGGATGGAACAGACACACCTCCAGTTTCTGTTGAAGCGAA ATTAGAGGAAGAAAAGGAAAATCCACTACCTTTAGCGCTGGAACCCTCTCCATTATCAAGAGACATTCTATGCACCTTTCCAGGTGTTGGAAGTGTATTTGGGATGGTTGTTGATCGAGGCCGGGAGAAGCTTGGCATTAAGTTTATAAAATCTAACAGATGGGTGAAGTTTATCAACATAAGATGTGAATCTCATGCTGCATTGTGGCGTGCAGTGTTGACACCCTCCTCTAAGCTTTGCTATTTGCCTGATGATGATAAGATTGTAATGCTACGTCAAAG GAATCATGAGGAGCGCGTCCCTTTGAAATGGGGAAGGATGCCCTTCACATGTTTTCCTTGGCCTTCTTCCATAACAG aGACCGATCATCCTGATGTGCCCTTTGTAACCTTGATGGATGTCCTCACTTATCCTGAG GTGACATATAAATTTAAGTGTGTAGTCCGGATTGTTGCATTATTCCCATGGAGGGTAGAGGACTTCCGTTCGCCTAGTGGAATTTACAGAGTGAGGTTGACTCTGGAGGATCCCACTGCAAGAATACATGCTTTTCTTTATGCAGAGGATGGG GAAAAGTTTTTTGAGAAGTGTGACTCTGTTGATGCGCTAACAGAAAGGCGGAACATGTTGCTTGGATTAGATAGAGATCCGACGGCGGAGAACGTTACCAGAAAGCCACCATGGATACAGTGTTGCCTGAAGTCTTATTATATCGACAGAGATGATAATTGGGGAAGTAGGAATTATCGGATCTTTGACACTACATGTGTTGGCTGA